GATTGTAAGCAACAGTTTACGTCCTTGGATTGGTGATGTATGGAAGaacaacattatcataattcctcctgcttcggactcacagcctgtaagttaactcttgtaagcaaccgaatctttcaaatatggtaaggagcgtcacatttcctgctgacgtcagaggtattcaggccaatcacaatgtacagattagctgtacgtttcaggaagagagtgaaatctggtgctacaaaaatgtacgtatgtggaaaataatgggttttttttaaccataaaccacgtgaacacattgtattataccaaatacacaaaataacatagtttttttagcaatgaaataggtgctctttaatctAATTCCTGTCTGGGATTTTCACCCTTTATGTTCTTATAGCACGTAGGTATGGTCACCCACATctcttaaatgttttatttatgtttgttgcTGATGAGCAAAAATTTTAAATCAATTCaaaatgaatatttaaaaaaaaattataaaataaatgacttCAAAACAAAAACTAGTAAACTTTGCTGACTGAAAATAAAGTTTACAGGtcaaaaaaataagcaaaagaAACAGGAAGCAAAAGTTactaatttacattttttgacaaataaaccTATTAGCTAAACGTGCCCTGTATCTTGTAGATCTTGAATATGTGGTAAAATTGCACATCCATATTAATTTataactttttattttgcagtcTATATTTAAATTTTGTTCATCAAAGATAaaaacacagtcattttgaaaccTTATAAGTAGCTGGAGATAAGGTCAAGTATTATTAACATGTTGGCACATCCTATCCAGAAAGTCAAAGGTGCACACACTTTTAAAGCTACCACCATCATAAATGATTTACGCACGAGTATGTTTTACATTATATCCGCATACAACACTAAACATGTTGGTTATATGATTTGTTTCATATATAACCAAATTAATCAATTTTTTATATGCATGTTCAGTTTTGAGGGTAGCCTAACTAGGGTATGTGCTTTGGCATGCTCATTTCAAGGTGACATATTAgtgaaatatttacattttcctTTATATCAGTTAAGATAAGAACttcaaaatggtaagaaaaataGGCCAAATAATGTAGAAGAAAGATTTTAATCACATACTTGACGTCTTTTGAACTATGCAGTGGTTTATCTCTATGTGCAATTTGGTTTTCGACCAGAAAAAGGCGCTGTTGTTCAAGGGGATACACATCTCATTTTGGTTGcggtatatattttttattttctaatttaAGAAATGAGCGGAAAACTTTTAATGCGTCCCGTGTTTCAGTCTCAGTATACGCTTTCAGACGAAAGCGCGTGTACAGACGGATCCGACGATCGGTTGGTTGATCGGGAACGCGTTGTCATTTTTCCGACAGCTTTATAAACTAGCAGGTAAACTTGAAAAAATAAACCGTGCCAGAAAGCTTTATAACGACGTTATACCTAAAGACTTGAaaacaccttttaaaaatactttgatCTGTGTTGACTCCATTATAGGCTGTTTGCGCTTTTATACGTTTTGTTATTTGCACTGTTTGGATAAGTTGGTTTGGATTAAAAGCCAAAGGACGTTGTCAAGTTGGAAGCTTTGCCTGTGAAATAGTGCTGAATATTTATGATTTATGGTTAAGACAGTCTCTTTAATGCATAGAGATAACTGTATTCGGTTCGCGTTTACGGCGACGAAATCAACCTGAGGAGTTTATACGAAGTTTGTGCGCGAGCTGACAAACCAGCTGTAGTGTGAATTCAAAGTTACTGACTACATTTTTGGATCAAACTGACACGGTTTTCAtttaaacatcttaaaaaatgcgatagACTCTAAAAAGCACCACTGCCGATTTAAATAGGCTGGCTGTTTTGGGGTGAGGCCTGCTGGTCGGGCTTTTATCGCGTGCAATTTAGGGCTAAGGCCGCGTCAGAGCGCTTTTAGCTCGGTCGTGAGTGACGCGCAGCGTCGGTGCTGGAGGACGAGCTATGGAAAGAATGGAGGTGGACCAGTGCGCAGGCGCAGGAGGAGCCCTCCGAAGGTCGAACAGCGCCCCCATGATCACCAATGTCAGGTAGGAGAACTGCACTGAATGCTGAAAAAGAAGAGAAAAAGAGGACTGCACTAAATAACTGTACCTGCAATACGTTTATGGAGTTAAAGCATCTCTGTTACTGTATTATTCTGTTTCCAATAGTGATGGGATGACAGTATTCAGCTCTAATAGTTCAGCCCGATATCGTCGGAGCAGCGTGTCTGTAAATCCGAGCTGTCCCTCTCGTGTGAGTGTGCTTTTGCTCTGTGAACATCAGTGTTGCTCATTTTAGGAAAAGTCAataatgcattgcattttgatTGTAGATCCTCCCTCTCTCCCCGTTCTCGCTGCCATGTGAGAGATCAGAGCACAAAAGACAGGTGACGATTAAAGACTTGATGTTTCCTTTGAATTATGTGTTAAACTGGTGGGTTGAGTACTAATAAGAGTATTTCTGTCCCAGATAGAACAAAATGTGGCACTTACTCTGAGAGGGAGCTTACAGAGACTGAGGTAACCACACtacatataaattaaaaaagggGTTCTGAAGTGTTTAttaccaaaacaaaaacaaatttttgttgttgttttactCCTGTAAGTGCCACTCCTGCCGCCACCTTCCCTCCTGCGAGTCATTGGCATGATCATTTGTCGCCAGTAAGTTTATCActtcacttaaagggatagttcacccaaaaatgaaaattctctcataatttactcactttcatgttgttacaaacctgtatacatttctttgttctgatcagaagccccattcacttccatagtattcttttttctactgtggaagtcaatagGGCTGCTAATTGGTTTGGtgacaaacatttcttaaaatatcttccttcgtgtttgtctgaacaaagaaatttgtacatgtttgtaataacatgagggtgagtaaatgatgacagaatttaaatttttgggtgaactgtccctttaagtcttACATCTGAGGTTTCAATTCATTGTGTTTCTGTATATTCTTCACTATATCTGTATGTATTTGCACACAGGGATTTCATTCCCAGGACAGCGGTGTCACTCCGAATTCCTCGCCCAGTCCAACTCGAAGGTTTCGAGGGTCAGTTTCTATATATTTTAAGTCATTATTCAATGATTTTATATCTAAATATCCACAGAACATATATCCGTCATAGCACCTGtagtttattaattttttaGTCTGCAGATTATACTAGTCACAAAAGTCCATGTTGAGCAATGTTTTTATGTGGTCTTGATCAAACAGAGGATCTGTAAGCTCTGGAGTGAGGTGGCCGTCAGTTGTACCTTTAAAAAGAAAAGGTAAGAAGTTGTGAAATGAATGTGAAATGTGCAGATGATCTTGTTTTCGTTTTGTGACTTAGGGTGCTTCTCAATTATTAATTATGCATCCTTGTTTCCTTTCCTTGTTTCGGAGGATGGAGGAGACGAAGTATTAAGTGAAATGGCATATCCTCATTCCTCACTCtgtgtataaagtttattcTCAGTAATCAGATtatcaagtgcattaaaaaacCCAAATATTTAAcaagaaaaatcaaattaaatacaCACTAGAGTTCATAGCTTTACTAAATTAAAATAAGACATTCTTAAAagtgctgagagagagagagagagagagagagagagagagagagagagagagagagagagagagagagagaaaatgtcCTACATCTACGCATAAATGTTGGTATTAATCAATAAATTATTGTAACTCTATACACCGCCTTAATGTAAACAGaaagaaatgcaaaaacaaTTCCCAATCGTATTGTTGTTTTAATCCTTTTTCTTGTACCTAGGTGGAGTTGAATCAGATGGCCCGCCCAAAAAGCTCTTTGTTGCTGGAGTCACAGACCCTGCCCACATTACAAGTTACACAGTCAGGTGAGACTCCTATATGCTGCTTAGATGGATAAGACAGTGTAAGACATAATCTAATTTTCCTTGTTTGTATAAGTCCAGACATGGTTAAGCACGTCTAATCAATCTCTTTACTCACATTCAGTGTTTCTCAGTCAATGGACTCTTCTTCCGGGGCAGCACCTGTAGGTTCAAACACCCAGGTCGGCCATCTCTCGCTTTCCCAATCCCCACCTTTCTCCTCTCATCACCCTGGCATCTAAACACCAGTGTTCATCTAGAGCTTTAGACTCCTAAATGAAGGCCAAGCTTTGGTCTAAAATAGTTTCTGTCTTCTCATTTTTTCTGGGTGCTTTCGGTCTCAATTCATTCTGAAGGAAATTCATCCAGATCACAACTTTGATTTGGAAGAATTCAAAGCGCAATATATGAAGTCAATGTCAGAGTATTGGATGTTTCCAAAATGACAGCAAAGTCTGTCAGGTGAAGCCTGTTCAGTCATTTGTAAATAACTGTTTTACCAGAGTAAGGATCTTCGGTGCCTATGAAATATTACCTTGTCTATCTAAAATAGTATTGCAATAACGGATTACAGTGAAACAATCTTAGTGTTTAAAAGATTACAGATTTAATTTTGACAAAAGGACTACTTTGTTTTACCAACTTTTCGCAGTGTAGTTCAGACTTGCTGCAATGACGTCTTTGTAATTGGTACATCATTAGCTTCCATTAATGGGGTCCAAAAGTCTAAAAACCAGATCCAGATTGAGCAAAACGCATCTTGAAGAACAGACAATAAGGAAAAAAGTATTAAATACTGTTGGGAGTAGTTGCCAACTGTTGTAAATATGTGTATAGTGTATAAAGATGTGAATAATCAGATATTATTTTTGGTAGGTTTTAAACCTACATTCTTTTATGTTTGTCCCAGGTGTCTGatatttgtaaatatgtttatttttacatgTTCATGTTAGCCTGGGCCTTTATTCTTCAATATTCTTCAGTAATTTTTGAAAATAGTACCAAAGCACTCAGGCATCTCCCACAATTTGATTAGGTTTTCAGATTACTCAGACATTCAGATTTATCAATGAGTACTGTATTACATGGATGTCTCACGCCATGCCTACACTGCAGGGCGAGTGATGCGACAAAACTAGAATGATTGATGCTTAAAGAAAACAAAGCCTAATTTTAGGACAATTAGGTTGTTTGGAGTGCAGTATAACCCAAGTATGCCCTTAAAGGATTTAGCTCAACATTCTGTACAATACAGCATGTAACTTTAATGGTTTGATCATTGATGGATGACAGTATCGTTCTAGTTTTGTGGCATCACATGGCTTGCTCAGTGCATCTTAAGAGGACGTGTTTAAGTTAATTCTTAAAGACTTGAAGAGCAGAGATGCTAAACTTTTTTGAAACTGAATTATGTACAGACGTTTATAAGTTTAAACACCTGCATGGGATGGGCTATTGTATAAATGGGATATAAAAATGTACAAGAAACCATTTTTACATTCATACAATCATGATGTTAGTGGATATcatatttttcttatttgtcCTATTTGCACAGTGTTAGatattaatgttaatcaatTTTGCTGTTACATGAGTGGGATCATTTACTTTTATTGTAATGGATCTTGTTTGTATGTTTTACGTTTCAGTCTGATTTGGGAAATGTTTTGGGGTTTTTGTTAGTCTGTCTGTTTCAAGTGTGTCTTTATGTTTTTAGCATAGGATGAACTTGACTGATTTTTTACTTTCAGACTGACTGTTTTAGATTGTGGCTTTATTTCTGATGGTTTTGGATAATCATAATGAGTCACATGTTGAAGTTCTTACAATAGCCCTTGAGCAAACAGAACTGGAATCCCATCACTAACATCGGCAATTTTCGAATATAACTTTATGACAAAATGCATTTTATCTGTggcacctttttttttttattaaatttttgcaGACATACAAAAATATGACATTAGTTACAAAATGGAGCAAGTTGTCTGAAGCTGTGGCACCTTTTATTGGTGTCCTTGGTTACAACCGATCACATATGTTGCAGAGCTTAATGTATTATCAGTGTAATGGTATATGTCAGcaattttgtatttattttataaaaaaaaaaatacagtttgtAGGTCTCCAGATGTGCATATCATCTGAATCTGTTCCTATGTTCTTGTTGTTAAATATTGGGTGGAAAATCATTGCCTattattttcacacatttaCTGTTAAACTTTCAGCAATGTGATGAAATTGCCTTACAGGTTTTGAATTCCAAAGTTATTTGCA
This window of the Paramisgurnus dabryanus chromosome 10, PD_genome_1.1, whole genome shotgun sequence genome carries:
- the LOC135779757 gene encoding P2R1A-PPP2R2A-interacting phosphatase regulator 1, whose product is MERMEVDQCAGAGGALRRSNSAPMITNVSDGMTVFSSNSSARYRRSSVSVNPSCPSRILPLSPFSLPCERSEHKRQIEQNVALTLRGSLQRLSATPAATFPPASHWHDHLSPGFHSQDSGVTPNSSPSPTRRFRGGSVSSGVRWPSVVPLKRKGGVESDGPPKKLFVAGVTDPAHITSYTVSVSQSMDSSSGAAPVGSNTQVGHLSLSQSPPFSSHHPGI